The following proteins are co-located in the Brachybacterium sacelli genome:
- a CDS encoding UvrD-helicase domain-containing protein, which yields MSSLFDDLSLPDAFRRLDGVTVTPSPSAPAHEGAGRDEPRPPHEEEPPSEEEPPPYDEEPPFDEVPPGPVPTAPSRPGGFAVDHSALAELTDGLNPAQREAVEHRGSPLLIVAGAGSGKTRVLTRRIAHLLRAREALPGEILAITFTNKAAAEMRERVEELVGTVARSMWVSTFHSACVRILRRDAQAAGLKSSFTIYDSADSLRLITTIAKDLELDTKKHAPRALASRISSLKNDLTDPIDFADQAESSKNPFDSTLARIYTNYTERLRQANAVDFDDLIGLTVTLLRENPAIREGYRRRFRHLLVDEYQDTNTAQYQLVRELVGEDPRADLTVVGDSDQSIYAFRGATIRNIVEFEKDFPSAHTIVLEQNYRSTQNILSAANSVIEENQGRRKKNLWTDQGEGEQITLYVADDEQAEARYIGRQIDALVDAGRSAGDIAIFYRANAQSRALEDQLIRVGLPYRVVGGTRFYERREIKDAMAYLQVLANPADEINLRRILNVPKRGIGDRAEATIAMLAERERIGFGEALRRAEEAPGIATRSLNAVRGFVAMLEDLQEMAARGDGPAELLEAILQRSGYYAELQGSEDPQDESRLENLAELISVAAEFEAQIEAADAAASEFEEDDADDDATGDDDATGDDVAEDEVATGDEADSARPDEAPASGAVPEAVGADVDPDAALSAPDDPEASLVDRFLEKVSLVADADQLPGGEDQFVTLMTLHTAKGLEFPVVFLTGLEDGTFPHNRTLSDPDELQEERRLAYVGITRARERLYLTRAQMRTTWGQSQFMPGSRFLDEIPEGVLDVARAGSTLSGAGFGGSGAAGHGGGGYGGGSRSGGGHGPSFSGGIGGGRSDVKRPSFGSGRAPVSASAMPQLSIGDRVTHDTFGMGAVTEVSGQGEKTQVEVQFKAPHGTKRLLLRYAPLTKL from the coding sequence ATGAGCTCACTCTTCGACGACCTCTCCCTGCCCGACGCCTTCCGCCGCCTGGACGGTGTGACGGTCACCCCGTCGCCCTCCGCGCCCGCGCACGAGGGCGCCGGCCGGGACGAGCCGCGCCCGCCCCACGAGGAGGAGCCGCCGTCCGAGGAGGAGCCCCCGCCGTACGACGAGGAGCCGCCGTTCGATGAGGTGCCGCCCGGACCGGTCCCGACGGCCCCGTCTCGTCCCGGCGGGTTCGCCGTCGACCATTCCGCCCTGGCCGAGCTCACCGACGGGCTGAACCCGGCCCAGCGCGAGGCCGTCGAGCACCGCGGCAGCCCGCTGCTGATCGTCGCCGGCGCCGGCTCCGGCAAGACCCGGGTGCTCACCCGGCGCATCGCGCACCTGCTGCGCGCGCGGGAGGCCCTGCCCGGGGAGATCCTCGCGATCACCTTCACCAACAAGGCCGCCGCCGAGATGCGTGAACGCGTCGAGGAACTAGTGGGCACGGTCGCCCGCAGCATGTGGGTCTCCACCTTCCACAGCGCCTGCGTGCGGATCCTGCGCCGCGACGCCCAGGCCGCCGGCCTCAAGAGCTCCTTCACGATCTATGACAGCGCCGACTCCCTGCGACTGATCACGACGATCGCCAAGGACCTCGAGCTCGACACCAAGAAGCACGCCCCGCGGGCACTGGCCTCGCGGATCTCCTCGCTGAAGAACGACCTCACCGACCCGATCGATTTCGCCGACCAGGCGGAGAGCTCGAAGAATCCCTTCGACAGCACCCTCGCGCGGATCTACACGAACTACACCGAGCGTCTGCGCCAGGCGAACGCCGTCGACTTCGACGACCTCATCGGGCTCACCGTGACGCTGCTGCGGGAGAACCCGGCGATCCGCGAGGGCTACCGCCGGCGCTTCCGCCATCTCCTGGTCGACGAGTACCAGGACACCAACACCGCCCAGTACCAGCTGGTGAGGGAGCTGGTGGGGGAGGACCCGCGCGCGGATCTCACCGTGGTGGGCGACTCCGATCAGTCGATCTACGCCTTCCGCGGCGCCACGATCCGGAACATCGTCGAGTTCGAGAAGGACTTCCCCTCGGCGCACACCATCGTGCTCGAGCAGAACTACCGCTCGACCCAGAACATCCTGTCCGCCGCGAACTCCGTCATCGAGGAGAACCAGGGGCGGCGCAAGAAGAATCTGTGGACCGACCAGGGCGAAGGTGAACAGATCACCCTGTACGTCGCCGACGACGAGCAGGCCGAGGCCCGCTACATCGGCCGGCAGATCGACGCGCTGGTCGATGCCGGCCGCAGCGCCGGGGACATCGCGATCTTCTACCGCGCCAATGCGCAGTCCCGCGCTCTGGAGGACCAGCTGATCAGGGTGGGGCTGCCCTATCGCGTCGTCGGTGGGACCCGCTTCTACGAGCGTCGTGAGATCAAGGACGCGATGGCGTACCTGCAGGTTCTCGCCAACCCGGCCGACGAGATCAACCTCCGGCGCATCCTCAACGTCCCCAAGCGGGGGATCGGCGACCGGGCCGAGGCCACGATCGCGATGCTGGCCGAGCGGGAACGGATCGGCTTCGGTGAGGCGCTGCGGCGGGCGGAGGAGGCACCGGGGATCGCCACCCGCTCGCTGAACGCGGTGCGCGGCTTCGTGGCGATGCTCGAGGACCTGCAGGAGATGGCCGCCCGTGGCGACGGCCCCGCCGAGCTGCTCGAGGCGATCCTGCAGCGCTCGGGCTACTACGCCGAGCTGCAGGGCAGCGAGGACCCGCAGGACGAGTCGCGCCTGGAGAACCTCGCCGAGCTGATCAGCGTCGCCGCCGAGTTCGAGGCGCAGATCGAGGCCGCCGACGCCGCCGCCAGCGAGTTCGAGGAGGACGACGCGGACGACGACGCGACGGGTGACGACGACGCGACGGGTGACGACGTGGCCGAGGACGAGGTGGCGACGGGGGACGAGGCGGATTCCGCGCGGCCTGACGAAGCTCCTGCCTCCGGTGCCGTCCCCGAGGCGGTCGGCGCCGACGTCGACCCCGATGCCGCTCTGAGCGCCCCGGACGATCCCGAGGCGTCCCTCGTGGACCGCTTCCTGGAGAAGGTCTCCCTGGTGGCCGACGCCGACCAGCTCCCTGGTGGCGAGGACCAGTTCGTCACGCTGATGACGCTCCACACCGCCAAGGGGCTGGAGTTCCCGGTCGTGTTCCTCACCGGGTTGGAGGACGGCACCTTCCCGCACAACCGCACCTTGTCGGATCCCGATGAGCTGCAGGAGGAGCGGCGGCTGGCCTACGTGGGCATCACCCGTGCCCGCGAGCGGCTCTACCTCACCCGCGCCCAGATGCGCACCACCTGGGGTCAGTCGCAGTTCATGCCCGGCAGCCGCTTCCTCGACGAGATCCCCGAAGGCGTGCTCGACGTGGCGCGGGCCGGCTCCACCCTCAGCGGGGCGGGTTTCGGCGGCTCCGGAGCCGCCGGTCACGGCGGCGGTGGATACGGCGGCGGGTCCCGCTCCGGGGGCGGGCACGGCCCGTCCTTCAGCGGTGGGATCGGCGGCGGTCGCAGCGACGTGAAGCGGCCCAGTTTCGGCTCGGGTCGTGCACCGGTCTCCGCCTCCGCGATGCCTCAGCTCAGCATCGGGGACCGCGTCACCCACGACACCTTCGGCATGGGCGCGGTCACGGAGGTCTCCGGGCAGGGGGAGAAGACCCAGGTCGAGGTGCAGTTCAAGGCGCCCCACGGGACGAAGCGGCTGCTGCTGCGCTACGCCCCGCTGACGAAGCTCTAG
- the sucC gene encoding ADP-forming succinate--CoA ligase subunit beta, whose translation MDLYEYQARDLFEKHGVPVLGGVVAEDPATAKAAAQQLGTPVVVVKAQVKTGGRGKAGGVKIAKSPEEAEQKASEILGMDIKGHTVHRVMVAAGADIAEEYYFSLLLDRANRNYLALCSVEGGMEIEQLAVERPEALARVAVDPNVGIDEATAKEIVEAAKFDAETGAKVAPVLQKLWDAYREEDASLVEVNPLVKTGDGEIVALDGKVTLDENAGFRHEDHAVLVDIASEDPLETKAKALDLNYVKLDGEVGIIGNGAGLVMSTLDVVAYAGEQHSVKPANFLDIGGGASAEVMANGLDVILGDQQVSAVFVNVFGGITACDAVANGIVGALKKLGDAATKPLVVRLDGNNVEEGRKILADFAHPLVTQADTMDGGAAKVAELAAAGK comes from the coding sequence GTGGACCTGTATGAGTACCAGGCCCGCGATCTCTTCGAGAAGCACGGCGTGCCCGTGCTCGGAGGAGTCGTCGCGGAAGATCCTGCCACTGCCAAGGCTGCCGCCCAGCAGCTCGGCACCCCGGTCGTCGTCGTCAAGGCCCAGGTGAAGACCGGTGGCCGCGGCAAGGCCGGTGGCGTGAAGATCGCCAAGTCCCCCGAGGAGGCGGAGCAGAAGGCCTCCGAGATCCTCGGCATGGACATCAAGGGACACACCGTGCACCGCGTCATGGTCGCCGCCGGCGCAGACATCGCCGAGGAGTACTACTTCTCGCTGCTGCTGGACCGCGCGAACCGCAACTACCTCGCCCTGTGCTCCGTCGAGGGCGGCATGGAGATCGAGCAGCTGGCCGTCGAGCGCCCCGAGGCGCTGGCGCGCGTGGCCGTCGACCCCAACGTCGGGATCGACGAGGCGACGGCGAAGGAGATCGTCGAGGCCGCGAAGTTCGACGCCGAGACCGGTGCGAAGGTCGCCCCCGTGCTGCAGAAGCTGTGGGACGCCTACCGGGAGGAGGATGCCTCTCTGGTCGAGGTCAACCCGCTGGTCAAGACCGGTGACGGGGAGATCGTCGCCCTGGACGGCAAGGTCACCCTCGACGAGAACGCGGGCTTCCGCCATGAGGACCACGCGGTCCTCGTCGACATCGCCTCCGAAGACCCGCTGGAGACCAAGGCCAAGGCCCTGGACCTCAACTACGTCAAGCTCGACGGCGAGGTCGGCATCATCGGCAACGGCGCGGGCCTGGTCATGTCCACGCTCGACGTGGTGGCCTACGCGGGTGAGCAGCACAGCGTCAAGCCCGCCAACTTCCTCGACATCGGTGGTGGCGCCTCCGCCGAGGTGATGGCCAATGGCCTCGACGTGATCCTCGGCGACCAGCAGGTCTCCGCCGTGTTCGTCAACGTCTTCGGCGGCATCACCGCCTGCGACGCAGTGGCCAACGGCATCGTCGGCGCCCTGAAGAAGCTCGGCGACGCCGCCACGAAGCCGCTCGTGGTCCGTCTCGACGGCAACAACGTCGAGGAGGGCCGCAAGATCCTCGCGGACTTCGCCCACCCCCTCGTCACCCAGGCCGACACCATGGACGGCGGCGCCGCGAAGGTCGCCGAGCTCGCCGCCGCAGGAAAGTGA
- the sucD gene encoding succinate--CoA ligase subunit alpha has product MSIFLDENSKVIVQGMTGSEGMKHSQRMLDSGTDIVGGVNPRKAGQSVAFEGGQEVPVFGSVAEAMEATGANVSVVFVPPKFAKSAAVEAIDAAIELLVIITEGIPVKDSAEFFNYAQSKGTTRIIGPNCPGVITPGVSNAGITPSNITGTGKLGLVSKSGTLTYQMMYELADIGFTTAIGIGGDPVIGTTHIDALAAFENDPETVGVVMIGEIGGDAEERAAAYIKDNMSKPVVGYVAGFTAPEGKTMGHAGAIVSGSAGTAQAKKEALEAAGVKVGKTPTETADLMREIVKAQA; this is encoded by the coding sequence ATGTCTATCTTCCTTGATGAGAACAGCAAGGTCATCGTCCAGGGCATGACGGGCTCGGAGGGCATGAAGCACTCCCAGCGCATGCTCGATTCCGGCACCGACATCGTCGGCGGCGTGAACCCGCGCAAGGCCGGCCAGTCCGTCGCCTTCGAGGGCGGCCAGGAGGTCCCGGTCTTCGGCTCCGTCGCCGAGGCCATGGAGGCCACCGGCGCGAACGTCTCGGTGGTCTTCGTGCCGCCGAAGTTCGCCAAGAGCGCGGCGGTCGAGGCCATCGACGCCGCCATCGAGCTCCTGGTGATCATCACCGAGGGCATCCCGGTCAAGGACTCCGCCGAGTTCTTCAACTACGCCCAGTCCAAGGGCACCACCCGCATCATCGGGCCGAACTGCCCCGGCGTCATCACCCCTGGCGTCTCCAATGCGGGCATCACGCCGTCGAACATCACCGGTACCGGGAAGCTGGGCCTGGTCTCCAAGTCCGGCACGCTGACCTACCAGATGATGTACGAGCTGGCCGACATCGGCTTCACCACCGCCATCGGCATCGGCGGCGACCCGGTCATCGGCACCACCCACATCGACGCGCTCGCAGCGTTCGAGAACGACCCCGAGACCGTCGGCGTCGTGATGATCGGCGAGATCGGCGGTGACGCCGAGGAGCGTGCGGCCGCGTACATCAAGGACAACATGTCCAAGCCGGTCGTCGGCTACGTCGCGGGCTTCACCGCCCCCGAGGGCAAGACCATGGGCCACGCCGGCGCCATCGTCTCGGGCTCCGCGGGCACCGCCCAGGCCAAGAAGGAGGCCCTCGAGGCCGCCGGTGTCAAGGTCGGCAAGACGCCGACCGAGACCGCCGATCTCATGCGCGAGATCGTCAAGGCTCAGGCGTGA
- a CDS encoding metal-dependent transcriptional regulator gives MTGDLIDTTEMYLKTVFELHEAGIAPMRARIAERLGHSGPTVSQTVSRMERDGLLHLDDQRRIRLTGKGHEVATDVMRKHRLAERHLLDVIGLDYALVHEEACRWEHVMSLEVEQRLADKLEPPFVDPYGNPIPGLAALGITETHTTDDGKGRANPPRELTEVLTEGETARVQLRRIGERVQSDVQLLGELARQGIVPEAEMQAERLGGTLVLRGPSGGEVAVSEVVAAQLHVTPLPAG, from the coding sequence GTGACCGGAGATCTCATCGACACCACCGAGATGTATCTGAAGACGGTGTTCGAGCTCCATGAAGCGGGCATCGCACCGATGCGCGCCCGGATCGCGGAGCGCCTGGGGCATTCCGGCCCGACGGTCTCCCAGACCGTCTCCCGCATGGAGCGCGACGGTCTGCTCCATCTCGACGATCAGCGCCGCATCCGCCTGACCGGCAAGGGTCATGAGGTCGCCACGGACGTGATGCGCAAGCATCGCTTGGCCGAGCGTCATCTGCTGGACGTGATCGGGCTGGACTACGCCCTCGTCCACGAGGAGGCCTGCCGCTGGGAGCACGTGATGAGCCTCGAGGTCGAGCAGCGGCTCGCGGACAAGCTCGAACCTCCCTTCGTCGACCCCTACGGCAACCCGATCCCCGGGCTGGCGGCCCTCGGCATCACCGAGACCCACACCACCGACGACGGTAAAGGGCGGGCCAATCCGCCCCGTGAGCTGACCGAGGTGCTCACTGAGGGGGAGACCGCTCGGGTGCAGCTGCGGCGCATCGGGGAGCGGGTCCAGAGCGATGTCCAGCTCCTCGGTGAACTCGCACGTCAGGGCATTGTCCCGGAGGCCGAGATGCAGGCTGAGCGCCTCGGGGGGACCCTCGTTCTGCGCGGCCCCTCCGGCGGCGAGGTGGCGGTCTCGGAGGTTGTGGCGGCCCAGCTCCACGTCACCCCGCTTCCGGCCGGGTAA
- a CDS encoding C40 family peptidase, which yields MSKTVNNTHRRAMRTMTPAVRAGRATAGAAMAAAMLFGGAAAATAEPSEPQADAPAAPQADASSTVVAPVVAPAVGLPAAETGEDDAEAPSIAPAATDISVEVGPTAEEIAAAEAAAAEEAAEQEAAEQEAAEDEQSAQDEQQTETREDDGSSRSNDREDAPEESSGDQGSEESAEQESAPAPSAAKGGSILSTARSGIGTPYVFGGTSPSGWDCSGFVQWVYAQHGIDLPRGANAQGASGTVIPRSEAQPGDLVYKPGHIGIYAGGNQFVDAGNTRVDTSERNIYSGSWTFVRVG from the coding sequence GTGTCGAAGACTGTGAACAACACTCACCGCCGCGCCATGCGCACGATGACCCCCGCCGTCCGTGCCGGACGCGCCACCGCCGGGGCCGCCATGGCCGCCGCGATGCTGTTCGGCGGTGCCGCCGCCGCGACCGCCGAGCCGTCCGAGCCGCAGGCCGACGCCCCGGCCGCGCCGCAGGCCGACGCATCCTCCACCGTCGTCGCTCCCGTGGTCGCCCCCGCCGTCGGGCTCCCCGCCGCCGAGACCGGAGAGGACGACGCCGAGGCCCCCTCCATCGCTCCCGCCGCCACCGACATCTCCGTCGAGGTCGGCCCCACGGCCGAGGAGATCGCCGCCGCCGAGGCTGCCGCCGCTGAGGAGGCCGCCGAGCAGGAGGCCGCGGAGCAGGAAGCCGCCGAGGACGAGCAGTCCGCCCAGGACGAGCAGCAGACCGAGACCCGCGAGGACGACGGCTCGAGCCGCTCGAACGATCGCGAGGACGCCCCCGAGGAGAGTTCCGGCGACCAGGGCTCCGAGGAGTCCGCCGAGCAGGAGTCCGCGCCGGCGCCGTCCGCTGCGAAGGGCGGCTCGATCCTCTCCACCGCCCGCTCCGGCATCGGCACCCCCTACGTCTTCGGCGGGACCTCGCCGTCGGGCTGGGACTGCTCCGGCTTCGTGCAGTGGGTCTACGCCCAGCACGGCATCGATCTCCCGCGCGGCGCCAACGCCCAGGGAGCTTCCGGCACCGTCATCCCGCGCTCCGAGGCCCAGCCCGGCGACCTCGTCTACAAGCCCGGCCACATCGGCATCTACGCCGGTGGCAACCAGTTCGTCGACGCCGGCAACACCCGCGTGGACACCTCCGAGCGCAACATCTACTCCGGCAGCTGGACCTTCGTCCGCGTCGGCTGA
- a CDS encoding HAD family hydrolase: MTPRRCVFIDFDGTLAERGVVPREHAEAVQRARANGHLVLLCTGRPASIVAPEVAALFDGVVASAGGYLRLGQEVLHDERFPAELGRRTVEVLGRYDPAFVLESPEALWCTPASARRIRARMGGDSPAGPAGIGSGPADILAAVRVRDELADRSFAKISLWGSPVPIEQLADEIGPEVGALPNSITTEDLSAGELHLSTVDKADGMRRVIERLDMGAGETVAIGDGMNDLGMLRAAGTAIAVEGSPAEILAAADLVVPGPAGLGIVRALQRLGML, from the coding sequence ATGACCCCACGACGCTGCGTGTTCATCGATTTCGACGGCACCCTCGCCGAGCGGGGTGTGGTCCCGCGCGAGCACGCCGAGGCCGTCCAGCGGGCCCGGGCGAACGGTCACCTCGTGCTGCTGTGCACGGGACGTCCCGCCTCGATCGTGGCTCCTGAGGTCGCGGCCCTGTTCGACGGCGTGGTCGCGTCGGCGGGCGGCTATCTGCGCCTCGGTCAGGAGGTGCTCCATGATGAGCGCTTCCCCGCCGAGCTGGGACGGCGCACGGTCGAGGTGCTGGGACGGTACGACCCGGCTTTCGTGCTCGAGTCGCCGGAGGCGCTGTGGTGCACTCCGGCCTCCGCGAGGCGGATCCGCGCCCGGATGGGCGGGGATTCCCCGGCAGGCCCCGCCGGTATCGGGTCCGGGCCCGCCGACATCCTCGCCGCGGTACGAGTGCGCGACGAGCTCGCCGACCGCTCCTTCGCGAAGATCTCGCTCTGGGGCTCGCCGGTGCCGATCGAGCAGCTCGCCGACGAGATCGGACCGGAGGTCGGCGCGCTGCCCAACTCGATCACGACCGAGGACCTCAGCGCCGGGGAGCTGCACCTCAGCACCGTCGACAAGGCGGACGGGATGCGGCGGGTCATCGAGCGCCTCGACATGGGGGCGGGAGAGACCGTCGCGATCGGGGACGGCATGAACGATCTCGGGATGCTGCGGGCGGCCGGGACCGCCATCGCCGTCGAGGGCTCCCCTGCCGAGATCCTGGCCGCCGCGGATCTCGTGGTCCCCGGCCCGGCGGGGCTCGGAATCGTCCGAGCCCTGCAGCGCCTCGGAATGCTCTGA
- a CDS encoding putative RNA methyltransferase has product MPSAVPAALLDVLDILRCPTCGGRLDLRDRSLHCRNRHTFDIARAGYASMLGGSGATSGDDDEMARARDRFLRSGAYAPLSAAIGALASEVVPRLNGSDVPAPSPTAGSDRAAPTVLDMGCGPGYYLAGLLDRFRGARGLGIDTSARSLRFAARAHERAAACSGDVFAPFPLADDSVDLLLDVFAPRHPAEFARVLRPSGALVVARPAADHLAELRAAIPGMVAMDPRKEERLHEALEPHVEQLDQRTVRSELSLDIARARDLVSMTPSARHVAGEDLDRLLAGPTLRPGGPEHETVTVTLSVLLSAHRPR; this is encoded by the coding sequence GTGCCCTCCGCTGTCCCCGCTGCCCTGCTCGACGTCCTCGACATCCTGCGCTGCCCGACCTGCGGTGGGCGCCTGGACCTGCGGGATCGGAGCTTGCACTGCCGGAACCGGCACACCTTCGACATCGCGCGCGCCGGCTATGCGTCGATGCTGGGTGGCAGCGGCGCCACCAGCGGCGACGACGACGAGATGGCGCGCGCCAGGGACCGCTTCCTCCGCAGCGGCGCCTATGCCCCGCTGTCCGCGGCGATCGGAGCCCTCGCCTCGGAGGTCGTCCCGAGGCTGAACGGCTCCGACGTACCGGCCCCCTCCCCCACGGCCGGGTCCGACCGTGCGGCGCCGACCGTCCTGGACATGGGCTGTGGCCCCGGCTACTACCTCGCCGGGCTCCTGGACCGCTTCCGGGGTGCCCGCGGGCTCGGCATCGACACCTCCGCGCGGTCCCTGCGCTTCGCCGCCCGTGCCCACGAGCGGGCCGCCGCCTGCTCCGGGGACGTCTTCGCGCCCTTCCCCCTCGCCGATGACTCCGTCGATCTGCTGCTCGACGTGTTCGCCCCGCGCCATCCTGCCGAGTTCGCCCGGGTGCTGCGACCGTCCGGTGCCCTGGTGGTCGCGCGTCCGGCCGCCGACCATCTCGCCGAGCTGCGGGCGGCGATCCCGGGGATGGTGGCGATGGACCCGCGCAAGGAGGAACGGCTGCACGAGGCGCTCGAGCCTCACGTCGAGCAGCTGGATCAGCGCACGGTCCGCTCGGAGCTCTCCCTGGACATCGCGCGGGCCCGTGATCTGGTCTCGATGACGCCGAGCGCGCGCCACGTCGCCGGGGAGGATCTCGACCGCTTGCTGGCCGGCCCCACGCTCCGCCCGGGCGGGCCGGAGCACGAGACCGTCACCGTCACACTCTCGGTGCTGCTCAGCGCGCACCGTCCTCGCTGA
- a CDS encoding MBL fold metallo-hydrolase, producing the protein MRIHHLNCGTLRPPGGAMVCHVLLLEVDERLVLVDTGFGSADVRDPRRLGPLRHVLRTALRHEETAIAQIRALGHDPAAVSDIVLTHGDLDHAGGISDFPAAHVHLTAEERLAIRRRRGPREALRYRPAHWPPRADVHGHAPGEGRWYGFEGVVDLSQLAPGLLLVPLPGHTAGHAGVALPTEGGWLLHAGDAAHSAASLLPGGARPGVHLRQGLLAHDTGALRRTQRRLTALATDAQEVRILTAHDRGSWERTRAGD; encoded by the coding sequence GTGCGCATCCACCACCTCAACTGCGGCACGTTGCGCCCTCCGGGCGGCGCGATGGTGTGCCACGTGCTGCTGCTCGAGGTCGACGAGCGCCTGGTGCTGGTCGATACCGGGTTCGGGTCGGCCGACGTTCGTGACCCCCGCCGGCTGGGACCCCTGCGGCACGTGCTGAGGACGGCTCTGCGCCACGAGGAGACCGCGATCGCGCAGATCCGCGCGCTGGGCCATGACCCGGCCGCGGTCTCCGACATCGTCCTGACCCACGGCGACCTCGACCACGCCGGCGGGATCAGCGACTTCCCCGCAGCGCACGTTCATCTCACCGCGGAGGAGCGCCTCGCGATCCGCCGCCGACGTGGTCCACGGGAAGCCCTGCGGTACCGCCCGGCCCACTGGCCCCCTCGAGCGGACGTCCACGGCCATGCCCCGGGCGAGGGCCGCTGGTACGGCTTCGAGGGCGTCGTGGACCTCTCGCAGCTCGCCCCGGGCCTGCTGCTGGTGCCGCTCCCGGGCCACACCGCCGGGCACGCGGGCGTCGCGCTCCCCACCGAGGGCGGATGGTTGCTGCACGCCGGGGACGCCGCCCACTCCGCGGCCTCGCTGCTCCCGGGCGGCGCCCGGCCCGGCGTGCACCTCCGTCAGGGCCTGCTCGCCCACGACACGGGGGCACTGCGCCGCACCCAGCGGAGGCTGACCGCCCTCGCGACCGACGCGCAGGAGGTTCGGATCCTCACCGCGCACGACCGCGGCTCGTGGGAGCGCACCCGCGCGGGCGACTGA